The following proteins come from a genomic window of Merismopedia glauca CCAP 1448/3:
- a CDS encoding class I SAM-dependent methyltransferase, protein MESDKNLSTLLPYFDVLLEDFAEGNTDVIECFGLHVHWGYWENPGLADGSTADFAQAAENLVRKMSDLAETKNGMKILDCGCGFGGNISSLNQRFSNIEFVGLNIDPRQLDRAKSQVKATHNNQIEFVEGDACQLPFSDASFDLVFAVECIFHFPSREKFFQEARRVLKPGGKLVLSDFVPREVVLSTWSFTSPFSQPLVTHAYGQVDATYSLSKYRDLAKSTGFQIGNEIDITQNTIPTYQVIRKLQFAGDNKKAALGNWLIEIISRLTLIRYLILSYVKPF, encoded by the coding sequence ATGGAATCAGATAAAAATTTATCAACTCTTCTTCCTTATTTTGACGTTCTGTTAGAAGATTTTGCTGAAGGGAATACAGACGTAATTGAATGTTTTGGTTTACACGTTCATTGGGGTTATTGGGAAAATCCAGGTTTAGCTGATGGTTCAACTGCTGATTTTGCTCAAGCTGCGGAAAACTTAGTTAGAAAAATGTCTGACTTAGCAGAAACTAAAAATGGGATGAAAATCCTTGACTGTGGTTGTGGATTTGGGGGTAATATCTCAAGTTTAAATCAAAGGTTTTCTAACATAGAGTTTGTGGGTTTAAATATCGATCCTCGTCAATTAGACAGAGCCAAATCTCAAGTCAAAGCAACTCATAATAATCAGATTGAATTTGTGGAAGGAGATGCTTGTCAATTACCATTTTCTGATGCTTCATTCGATCTAGTTTTTGCAGTTGAATGTATTTTTCATTTCCCCAGTCGGGAAAAATTCTTTCAAGAGGCAAGGCGAGTTTTGAAACCAGGTGGAAAACTAGTTTTATCTGACTTTGTACCGAGAGAAGTAGTTTTATCTACTTGGTCATTTACTTCCCCATTTTCCCAGCCTTTAGTAACTCACGCATATGGTCAAGTTGATGCTACTTATAGTTTATCTAAATACAGAGATTTAGCCAAAAGTACAGGATTTCAAATTGGCAATGAAATCGATATTACTCAAAATACAATTCCGACTTATCAAGTAATCCGTAAATTACAGTTTGCTGGGGATAATAAAAAAGCTGCTTTGGGAAATTGGTTGATTGAAATTATTAGCCGATTAACTTTGATCCGCTATTTAATTTTGAGCTATGTAAAACCTTTTTGA
- a CDS encoding class I SAM-dependent methyltransferase translates to MLLRPQHRTKLNPNDDHLFYDFPRFVTHVDEGFIQQLTDLYRQRLQPQMRVFDMMSSWVSHLPPEMEFALVEGHGMNDEELANNKRFNRYFVQNLNQNLQFPLEDASFDAVLNTVSVQYLEYPEATFTEIHRVLKPGGVAIVSFSNRMFYEKAIAIWRDSSESERVELVKGYFTSVPGFTTPEVISQVSNAPNLFQWLGVSGGDPFYAVIAYKQVET, encoded by the coding sequence ATGCTGCTTAGACCTCAACATCGTACCAAGTTAAATCCCAATGACGATCACTTATTCTATGATTTTCCTCGTTTTGTCACCCATGTAGATGAAGGTTTTATTCAGCAGCTTACAGACTTGTATCGTCAAAGGTTACAACCGCAAATGCGGGTGTTTGATATGATGAGCAGTTGGGTATCTCATCTACCACCAGAGATGGAATTTGCTTTGGTGGAAGGTCATGGGATGAATGATGAGGAATTAGCGAATAATAAGCGATTTAATCGCTATTTCGTGCAGAATTTGAATCAAAATCTTCAATTTCCCTTAGAAGATGCTTCATTTGATGCCGTTTTAAATACGGTTTCGGTACAATATTTGGAGTATCCCGAAGCAACTTTTACCGAAATTCATCGGGTTTTGAAACCTGGTGGGGTAGCGATTGTCAGCTTTTCTAACCGGATGTTTTATGAAAAGGCGATCGCAATTTGGCGCGATAGTTCTGAATCTGAAAGGGTAGAATTAGTGAAAGGGTATTTCACCTCTGTACCTGGATTTACTACCCCAGAAGTGATTTCTCAAGTCTCCAATGCGCCTAATTTGTTCCAGTGGTTAGGTGTATCTGGAGGAGATCCGTTTTATGCTGTCATCGCTTATAAACAAGTAGAGACGTAG
- a CDS encoding sterol desaturase family protein has product MLVFLTFWTLIGITVSDRLRSGILAQKSRFDWIIDTIGLLIQGFLIPAIQIVVLNRFCSYLMPQAAGCLTLNPVLAFGLSFIAVDYLYYWNHRGLHSKWLWRSHLVHHTVTQMDVLGTSRNTIWTSFVIVYVWVHGLFIYLLSDPSWYILGVSLTSALDLWRHSGLWVSERSHIYRIISLILILPQDHAWHHAAEITNCNYGANFKLWDVIHQTYYSASEFPERLGVESNLSLMRRLFLP; this is encoded by the coding sequence ATGCTAGTTTTTCTGACTTTTTGGACTTTAATCGGGATTACGGTTAGCGATCGCCTCCGCTCTGGCATTTTAGCTCAAAAAAGTCGATTTGATTGGATTATAGACACTATTGGATTATTAATTCAGGGTTTTTTAATACCTGCTATCCAAATAGTTGTTTTAAATCGATTTTGCAGTTATTTAATGCCTCAAGCGGCTGGATGCTTAACCCTAAATCCAGTTTTAGCTTTTGGCTTGAGTTTTATCGCGGTAGACTACCTCTACTACTGGAATCACCGAGGGTTGCATAGTAAGTGGTTATGGCGATCGCATTTAGTCCATCATACAGTTACACAAATGGACGTGCTGGGTACTTCTCGAAATACGATCTGGACTAGTTTCGTAATTGTATATGTTTGGGTTCACGGCCTGTTTATCTATCTGCTGAGCGATCCTAGCTGGTATATTTTGGGGGTAAGTCTGACTTCAGCTTTAGATTTGTGGCGACATAGTGGTTTGTGGGTATCTGAGCGATCGCACATTTATCGCATTATATCTTTGATTCTAATATTACCTCAAGATCATGCTTGGCATCACGCTGCTGAAATAACTAATTGTAACTATGGCGCTAATTTCAAACTTTGGGATGTAATTCATCAAACCTATTATTCAGCTTCCGAGTTTCCTGAGAGATTGGGTGTAGAGAGTAATTTATCTTTGATGCGACGGTTATTTTTGCCTTAA